From the genome of Sphingobacterium sp. UGAL515B_05:
CGCTTTTTACGGGAATAGGTTTGATGATTGTGAAGTTTTTTGCCTACTTTTTAACGGACTCCAGTGCAATCTTTACAGATGCGGCAGAGAGTATCGTTAATGTGATTGCTTCGGGTTTTGCATTTTATAGTATTTATCTTTCGGCGCAACCTAAAGATGAGAATCATCCCTACGGGCATGGTAAAGTGGAGTTCTTTTCGGTGTTTTTGGAAGGTGGACTTATTTTTATCGCCGGCGCCATTATCTTAGCCAAGGCTTGCTACAATCTTTTCTTTCCGGCAGCGTTAACGCACCTTGAACAAGGGATTTATCTGATCGGTATTACATCTGTGATAAATTTTGCAGTAGGATTCTATATCATGAAGCGTGGACGTGCATTGGGCTCTATTACCTTGGTGGCGGACGGAAAACATCTGCAGGTAGATGCCTATAGTACGGTCGGATTGATACTGGGTTTACTATTGATGAGACTGACAGGTTTCCAATGGATCGATGTGGTCATTTCAATTGTATTGGGGCTTTTTATCCTCTTCAATGGTTATAAGCTACTTCGCCAATCGATCGGTGGATTGATGGATGAATCGGATACAGCGCTCGTACAGGATGTCGTCGAAATCTTGGAGCGCAATCGGAAAGATGAATGGATTGATGTTCATAATCTTCGTGTACAGCGCTATGGGAACGAACTCCATGTAGATTGCCATCTCACACTACCCCGTTACCTTGACCTTATCCAGGTGCATGATGAAATTTCTGCTGTGGATAAGATTGTTAATAAGGAGATGTCGGTACGGACCGAATTTTTCGTTCATGCGGATCCTTGTCTTCCACAGTGCTGCCAATATTGTCAGGTCGACAATTGCCCAATTCGTTCGGAGCAATTTCGGGGACGAATTTCGTGGGACACAGACAATGTTACACGAAATCAGAAACATTTTTTATATGCTATTGCTGAATAGCGGATGCAGTTTCTGCCGTTCTTAATAGGAATAGTGTCTAGTCTGATTTCTTCGCGTATAGTAAACTAAAAAAAAGCTAGTTTATATAAATATATATAAAAAAAGGTATCTTTGCCTTTTAGCAAAAGAGTTTAAAAATCCTATATGAAGCACATTCGTAATTTCTGTATTATTGCGCATATTGACCATGGCAAAAGTACTTTGGCAGACCGCCTTTTAGAGTATACCAATACCATCAGTCAGCGTGAGGCACAGGCACAATTACTTGATAATATGGATTTGGAACGTGAACGTGGTATTACGATCAAGAGTCACGCCATCCAAATGAATTATAAAAGAGATGGTCAGGAATATATTTTGAACCTGATTGATACCCCGGGACACGTGGATTTTTCTTATGAGGTGTCGCGTTCAATTGCTGCCTGCGAGGGCGCTTTATTGATCGTTGATGCATCTCAAGGTATTCAGGCGCAAACGATTTCAAATTTATATCTAGCGTTGGAGCATGATTTGGAAATCATCCCAATTCTCAACAAAATGGACCTTCCTGGTGCTATGCCGGAAGAAGTCAAAGATCAGATTGTGGATTTGATCGGTGGTGACCGCGATGCGATTATTCCTGCATCTGGTAAAACAGGTCTTGGTGTTCCGGATATTTTGGAAGCTATTGTGGACCGTATTCCACATCCAGTGGGTGATCCTGATGGACCTTTGCAAGCCTTGATTTTTGACTCTGTTTTCAACTCATTCCGTGGTATCATGGCTTATTTTAAAGTTGAAAATGGTGAAATCCGCAAGGGCGACCGCGTGAAATTTGTTGCTACTGGGAAAGAATATTTTGCCGATGAAATTGGTACACTGAAGTTGAATCAAGTACCTAAAGAAGTCATTAAGACCGGTGATGTAGGTTATATTATCTCTGGTATCAAGGAGGCACGTGAGGTGAAAGTAGGGGATACCATTACGCATAAAGATCGCCCTTGTTCTGAGGCTATCCAAGGGTTTGAAGAGGTGAAACCGATGGTCTTTGCGGGTATTTATCCTGTCGATACGGAGGATTACGAGGAGTTGCGTGAATCGATGCACCGTTTGCAGCTAAACGATGCTTCTTTGGTGTTTGAACCAGAGTCGTCGGCAGCCTTGGGTTTCGGTTTCCGTTGTGGTTTCTTGGGTATGCTTCACATGGAGATTATTCAAGAACGTCTAGAGCGCGAGTTTGATATGACGGTGATCACGACAGTTCCCAACGTATCCTATAAGGCCTATATGACCAAAGATAAAGAGGAAGTGGTCGTACATAATCCTTCTGATCTACCGGATCCAAGTAAATTGGATTCAATTGAAGAACCATATATCAAAGCTAATATTATTACGAAATCGGATTTCGTTGGACCTATCATGTCACTTTGTATCCAGAAACGTGGTACGATCATGAACCAACATTATTTGACTTCAGATCGTGTTGAATTGGTCTTTGAAATGCCAATGGGAGAAATTGTATTTGACTTCTATGATAAGTTGAAAACGATCTCTAAAGGTTATGCTTCATTTGATTACCATCAGATTGGTTATCGCAAGTCAGATTTGGTAAAACTGGATATTCGATTGAACGATGAACCTGTAGATGCCTTGTCATCGTTGATACATAGGAGCAACGCCTATGATTTTGGTAAAAAAATCTGTGAAAAACTAAAAGAACTATTACCCCGTCAACAATTTGAAATTCGTATCCAGGCGTCAATCGGTGCAAAGATTATTGCCCGGGAGACGATCTCAGCTTTACGTAAAGATGTTACGGCAAAATGTTATGGTGGTGATATCTCCCGGAAGCGTAAGCTTTTGGAAAAACAAAAGAAAGGTAAGAAACGCATGCGTCAGGTTGGGAACGTAGAGATTCCGCAATCTGCATTTATGGCGGTATTGAAATTAGATTAATCAAAATAACACAATAATAAAGGAGCTCTTGGGCTCCTTTTAAATACAATAAAATCTCCTAAACATGAATCTTTTAGATGGTAAACTAGTTTCCGAAAAAATTAAAGAGCAAATTGCGTTAGATGCTGCTGAATTTACGACACAGACCGGCCGTAAGCCTCATCTGGTTGCTATCCTTGTGGGGAATGATGGTGGTAGCGAAACCTATGTAGCTAGCAAAATGCGCAACTGTCAACTGGTCGGCTTTGAATCAACAAACATTCGTTATGATGAAAACATAACAGAGGATGAATTGATCGCTAAAGTCAAAGAAATCAATCAGGATGAGTCTATCGACGGTTTGATTGTTCAGTTGCCTTTACCAAAACATATTGATCCGGATAAAGTTACCGAAGCAATTGATTACCGCAAAGATGTGGATGGTTTCCATCCGATCAACCTCGGACGTATGCAACGTAATCTTCCTTGTTTTATTCCAGCTACGCCATATGGTATTATGTTGATGTTGGATTATTATAAGATCGATACAGCAGGCAAGCACGCTGTAGTGGTTGGAAGAAGTAATATTGTGGGATCGCCAATGAGTATCTTACTGGCTCGTAATTCCAATCCAGGTAATTGTACTGTGACATTAACACATAGTCGCACAAAAGACCTTAAAACAGAGGTTTTGCGGGGTGATATCATTGTTGCAGCAATCGGTAAGAAAAATTTTGTTACAGCAGATATGGTTAAAGACGGTGCGGTTGTGATTGATGTCGGTATTAATAGAGAAACTTCTACAGCAACAAAATCTGGTTTTAAGCTATATGGTGATGTCGATTTTGAAAATGTTGCTCCTAAAGCGTCCTGGATTACACCGGTACCGGGCGGAGTTGGGTTAATGACAATCGTGGGGTTATTGAAAAATACGTTAGAAGCTGCGAAAGGAACAATCTATCCGAAGCAATAATTTTGTCTAATTGGCATAGAAGTTGTAAATTGATGTATACGTGCTCTGATGAGCCGTTGAAAACTACACTCATAAATCAATTTATAATGAAAAAAATTGCACTTTTAGCAGTCGTAGCAGGAGCATTGGTCATGTCTTCTTGCAACAATTCGGAGAAAAAAGACACTACAGCGACAGATTCGGCAAAAACAGTCGGTGAGCATGTAGATGCGGCAATCGCAGATTTAAAAAATGCGGAGGAAAATGCCCGTTTGAAAGCAGAGCAGGCGAAAAAGGATTTGGATGAAGCTATCGCAAAAGGCGATAAAGCTGCCGAGGAAAAGGCTCGAGCTGCTTCTGAAGAAGCTAACACTGCCTGGGAAAAAACCAAGGATGCTTTGCGTAATGCTGGAGAAGATGTAAAAGAGGGATTGAAAGACGCAAAAGATGCGACAGTAGATGCGACAAATACAGCTGTTGATAAAACAAAAGACGCTGCAAAAGATGTCGCTGACGGTACGAAGAAAGTTGCAAATGATGTTGCTACCGGAACCAAAGAGGCTGCTAAAGATGTAAAAGATGCTTCCAAAAAAGTAGGTGACGATATTAGTCGGAAAGCTAAAAATGTAGGTGAAGCGTTGAAAAATTAGTTGACGTATTTCATTTGAACGATAGGGAAGGGGAGCACTTTTTTGAGTGCCCCCCTTTTTTATATCACATCTTTATAATATTGACTTAAATAGGTTTATTGGTAATAATCCCATAATAATTTGGAAAGCTTACGGGTAAGTGCCTCTGCTTCATTTGTTTTACCCCAGCTTTTGTCTACATTGTTCTTGGTGAAAATACTGAAAACATAATCTCCTTTCGGCGCATTGACCAAAATGACCTCATTGCGTACGT
Proteins encoded in this window:
- a CDS encoding cation diffusion facilitator family transporter; this encodes MSRQRRLVLLSLFTGIGLMIVKFFAYFLTDSSAIFTDAAESIVNVIASGFAFYSIYLSAQPKDENHPYGHGKVEFFSVFLEGGLIFIAGAIILAKACYNLFFPAALTHLEQGIYLIGITSVINFAVGFYIMKRGRALGSITLVADGKHLQVDAYSTVGLILGLLLMRLTGFQWIDVVISIVLGLFILFNGYKLLRQSIGGLMDESDTALVQDVVEILERNRKDEWIDVHNLRVQRYGNELHVDCHLTLPRYLDLIQVHDEISAVDKIVNKEMSVRTEFFVHADPCLPQCCQYCQVDNCPIRSEQFRGRISWDTDNVTRNQKHFLYAIAE
- the lepA gene encoding translation elongation factor 4, with protein sequence MKHIRNFCIIAHIDHGKSTLADRLLEYTNTISQREAQAQLLDNMDLERERGITIKSHAIQMNYKRDGQEYILNLIDTPGHVDFSYEVSRSIAACEGALLIVDASQGIQAQTISNLYLALEHDLEIIPILNKMDLPGAMPEEVKDQIVDLIGGDRDAIIPASGKTGLGVPDILEAIVDRIPHPVGDPDGPLQALIFDSVFNSFRGIMAYFKVENGEIRKGDRVKFVATGKEYFADEIGTLKLNQVPKEVIKTGDVGYIISGIKEAREVKVGDTITHKDRPCSEAIQGFEEVKPMVFAGIYPVDTEDYEELRESMHRLQLNDASLVFEPESSAALGFGFRCGFLGMLHMEIIQERLEREFDMTVITTVPNVSYKAYMTKDKEEVVVHNPSDLPDPSKLDSIEEPYIKANIITKSDFVGPIMSLCIQKRGTIMNQHYLTSDRVELVFEMPMGEIVFDFYDKLKTISKGYASFDYHQIGYRKSDLVKLDIRLNDEPVDALSSLIHRSNAYDFGKKICEKLKELLPRQQFEIRIQASIGAKIIARETISALRKDVTAKCYGGDISRKRKLLEKQKKGKKRMRQVGNVEIPQSAFMAVLKLD
- a CDS encoding bifunctional 5,10-methylenetetrahydrofolate dehydrogenase/5,10-methenyltetrahydrofolate cyclohydrolase, with protein sequence MNLLDGKLVSEKIKEQIALDAAEFTTQTGRKPHLVAILVGNDGGSETYVASKMRNCQLVGFESTNIRYDENITEDELIAKVKEINQDESIDGLIVQLPLPKHIDPDKVTEAIDYRKDVDGFHPINLGRMQRNLPCFIPATPYGIMLMLDYYKIDTAGKHAVVVGRSNIVGSPMSILLARNSNPGNCTVTLTHSRTKDLKTEVLRGDIIVAAIGKKNFVTADMVKDGAVVIDVGINRETSTATKSGFKLYGDVDFENVAPKASWITPVPGGVGLMTIVGLLKNTLEAAKGTIYPKQ